The following proteins are encoded in a genomic region of Cryptomeria japonica chromosome 11, Sugi_1.0, whole genome shotgun sequence:
- the LOC131042529 gene encoding chaperone protein dnaJ 20, chloroplastic, translated as MEVTAITSPRGQSPRGRISPELIPTCLSPRKSLHRPSSGLNFGQMKYPLLHSIRSPLSPSARGTSGFVEQQTSQSFYDLLGISDDVGLDDIKQAYRQLARKYHPDVCPPEQAEEYTRRFIEVQEAYETLSDPRRKNLYDSHLAMGFVSGASGNKRWDYPQEELMKEEWKSRWEAQLSNLKWRGDLNDGSQSMSWGARMRQKRHSSN; from the exons ATGGAAGTCACTGCTATCACATCTCCAAGAGGGCAATCTCCAAGAGGTCGAATTTCCCCCGAGTTAATACCCACATGCTTATCTCCACGAAAATCTCTGCACAGGCCCTCCAGTGGCCTCAATTTTGGCCAGATGAAATACCCATTATTGCATTCTATTAGGTCTCCCTTAAGTCCGTCTGCTAGAGGAACTTCGGGCTTTGTGGAGCAGCAGACATCGCAAAGCTTTTATGATTTGCTTGGTATCTCTGACGATGTGGGGTTGGATGATATCAAGCAGGCCTACAGGCAGCTGGCTCGAAAGTATCATCCTGATGTGTGCCCTCCTGAGCAAGCTGAGGAGTATACCAGAAGGTTTATTGAAGTGCAAGAGGCTTATGAGACTCTGTCTGATCCTAGGAGGAAGAATTTGTATGACAGTCATCTTGCAATGGGGTTTGTCTCTGGCGCTTCCGGGAACAAGCGCTGGGACTACCCTCAGGAG GAATTAATGAAAGAAGAGTGGAAATCAAGGTGGGAAGCTCAGCTCTCAAATCTTAAATGGAGAGGTGATTTAAATGATGGGAGTCAATCAATGTCGTGGGGTGCCAGGATGCGCCAAAAGAGGCATTCTTCTAACTAG